The following DNA comes from Amycolatopsis albispora.
AAAACCGGTTTCCCACAAGAAAAATTGCCCGGCCAGCAAACACCGCTTCCCCAGGACGGCACAAAAGCGGCGGCATACCAACCAGCCGCACTACCGGAAGGCCCAAAATCGCCGCCGGTAACACCGCCCCACACTCCCAGCGCCACACCCACAGGCGGCCCTGGACAACCGCCCACCCCACCTGCCCCGGGACGCTTCGTCGGCGGAACCCCCGGCGAACCGGCCGCCGCCGCCGTCCCGCGCAGTGGTGCAACCACCGGAACCAAACCCGCCACCAGCATCCCGATGACCGGCCTCCCACCCGGTGGGAATCGCGGTGAGGACAACAAGGAGCGCGAGCGCCCGCCCTACCTGACCGGCCCCGATCCGGAGGAGTTGTTCGGCGGTGACACCGAGAAACCGGTCCCGCCGGTGATCGGCGAATCGAAGCAGCAGCCCGAATAACCGGGTGGTGGCCCAGGCCTCGTAACCTACCGCGGTGACTGCGGAAACGGACGGGAATCCCTTCGACGGCGGCGTCAGCTGGGACCGGCGCGGCGAGCACTGGGTCGGGGTTTTCCACCCGGGGTACCTGAGCCTGTTCCGCGAGCACGTCGGCACCGTGCGCGCGCTCATCCGGCGCCGCCTCGACCAGCACGCGGCCGGGCTGCCGGACCCCGAACCGGATCCGCGGGTGGCGGCGATCCTGCGGTTGCGTGGTTCCGCCGGGTTGTCCGAACTGGAACTGCTTTTCCCGGTGGTGAACCGGCTCGCCGAGGTGGAGGCGGCGGTGCCGGACAGCGGCGGCGTGGTGGAACTGCGCGGCTGGGAGGACCGGTACCGCTGGGGTTCGGCCGCGCTCGACGTCTGCATCGCGCTCACCGAATGGGTCCAGTGCTGGTCGCGCGGGGAAGAGGTGGACGGCGCGCGGTGCCCGGATCCGGCGGCGCTGGTGTTGCTGAGCAGGCTCGGCGAATGGCTCAACGAGCACGTGGTGGTCCCGCTGCGACCGCTGGTGGACCCGGCTCCCGACCGCTGAGCCGACTTCCGGCCCCTTGTTACTCACCAGTAAGACTGGCACAATTTTCCTGATCGTCTCCGGCTCGAAGCGGGTAGGCTAACCCGGCTCGGGCGGACCGAAGGGTGGCACGCCGCATGGGGTTGACCGTTGCGCGCACGGTGGTGCGCCTCCTGGCCGAGGCCGGGGTGCGGCGGGCGTACGCGGTGCCCGGGGAATCCGTGGTCGATCTGCTCGACGCGCTCCAGGTGGAACCCCGGTTGAACCTGGTTTCCGCGCGCCACGAAGCGGGTGCCGCGTTCATGGCCGACGCCGACGGCAAGCTCTGCGGCACGCCCGCGGTGGCCGTGGCGGGCAGCGGTCCCGGCGCGGCGAGCATGACCGCCGCCGTGCACACCGCCTTCCAGGACGAGACGCCGATGGTGGTGCTGCTCGGCCAGGTGCCGTCCGGCGACCTCGGCGAGGAGACCTTCGGTGAGGTCGATCTGGTCCGGTTGTACGCACCACTGGCCAAGTGGACCGCGCAGGCGGCCACCTCCGACGAGGTGCCCGGCCTGCTCGCCGAAGCGCTGCACGCGGTGAACACCGGCCGCCAGGGCCCCGCGGTGCTTTCGGTGCCCGCCGATTTCTGGGCGCGCCCCTTCGAAAGCGTGGTGCAGCGCCCGGCCGAAGCCGCCGTGCCGCCCGGCTCGCTGGAACGGCTCGCCGGCGAGGTGGCGCGGCTGGTCGACGACGCGCGGTACCCGGTGATCATCGCCGGTGGTGGCGTGCGGCTGGCCCGCAAGCAGCTGATCGACGCGGTGGACCACCTCGGCCTCGCCGTCTACACCGCCTTCCGCAGGCAGGACGCCTTCCCGGAGAACCACCCGAACTACCTCGGCCACCTCGGCCACGGCATCCCGGACGAGCAGCTGCGCGCGCTGGAGCAGGCGGACCTGGTGCTCGCGCTGGGCACCCGGCTGGACGAGGTGACCACGCAGCGGTACCGCTACCCGGCCTACACCCAGCCGCTGGTGATGGTCGGCGGCGGCCGCCCCGGCCCGCGCCGCCGGGGGCTGACCTTCCACGTCGACACCGACGTCGCGCGGTTCCTCAGCGAGCTGCGCCAGGCGGCCAAACCACGCCGGCGCAACTGGACGGTGGCGCACCAGGCGGTCAAGGAGTTCATGCGCCCGCCCCCACGCGGCACCTCCGGCCCGGTGCACCCGGCGGACGTGGTGCGGTCGCTGCGGCAGCTGGCCCCCGAGGACACCGTGGTGACCAGCGACGCGGGCAACTTCGCCGCCTTCGTGCACCGGTACTGGTGCTTCACCCAGCCGCGGACGCAGCTCGGCCCGTGCAACGGCGCGATGGGGTACGCGGTACCCGCCGCGGTGGCCGCGAAACTGGCCGAACCGCACCGGACGGTGGTCGCCATGGTCGGTGACGGCGGTGCGCTGATGACCGGGCAGGAGATCGAAACCGCGGTGCGCCACCGCGCCCCGGTGATCGTGGTGGTGTTCCAGAACGGGCTG
Coding sequences within:
- a CDS encoding thiamine pyrophosphate-dependent enzyme encodes the protein MRLLAEAGVRRAYAVPGESVVDLLDALQVEPRLNLVSARHEAGAAFMADADGKLCGTPAVAVAGSGPGAASMTAAVHTAFQDETPMVVLLGQVPSGDLGEETFGEVDLVRLYAPLAKWTAQAATSDEVPGLLAEALHAVNTGRQGPAVLSVPADFWARPFESVVQRPAEAAVPPGSLERLAGEVARLVDDARYPVIIAGGGVRLARKQLIDAVDHLGLAVYTAFRRQDAFPENHPNYLGHLGHGIPDEQLRALEQADLVLALGTRLDEVTTQRYRYPAYTQPLVMVGGGRPGPRRRGLTFHVDTDVARFLSELRQAAKPRRRNWTVAHQAVKEFMRPPPRGTSGPVHPADVVRSLRQLAPEDTVVTSDAGNFAAFVHRYWCFTQPRTQLGPCNGAMGYAVPAAVAAKLAEPHRTVVAMVGDGGALMTGQEIETAVRHRAPVIVVVFQNGLYGAIAAHQARSHGRLSSVAVGTVDFASWARGLGAAGYTVNDQEELEPALASALMRQRPCVVDVRTDPDVVAPDQRLSNMLRSRLES